A stretch of Henckelia pumila isolate YLH828 chromosome 4, ASM3356847v2, whole genome shotgun sequence DNA encodes these proteins:
- the LOC140864926 gene encoding pentatricopeptide repeat-containing protein At1g03540 isoform X1 yields the protein MNFFFKRHFTLNHASPQSIPSQIIRFCKAGLISDAITLLNSLTNREKIVSQQVLYATIVHSSIKSFNFTLGLQLHCHIIKSGLQIDRYVGNILLALYFKLGSDFNDARKLFDGLYYKDVVSWSSMISGYIRAGKPRDSINLYLDMLDYGIDPNAFTLSAVVKACAELGELRLGKCLHGLVTKCGLDFNCVIVGALIDMYGRSFEPGDCRKLFDGMLEPDAICCTSVISAFTRSDLYREALGMFYLMSRKYGFLPDWFTFGSALTALGNLERLKQGKEVHAQVITGGFSGNVFVDSSLVDMYAKCGLVEDSQHVFDRMNSKNSISWCALLGGYCRKGDFERVIDLFRNMEMDLYSFGTVLRACSGLAAEKLGKEVHGQYLKRGGWRDVVVESALVDLYAKCGCVDFAHRIFLDMSVKNLITWNSMISGFAQNGRGGEAVRLFDQMIKERIKPDYISFIGVIFACSHSGLVDEGRKHFISMSNYGIKAGIEHYSCMVDLLGRCGKIEEAEELIMNSVFRNDSSLWASLLGACATSTDPTVAERIAEKMIELKPDFHLSYVLLANIYKAVGRWKDSHKILNRMQKRGVKKMPGKSWIDNSALNRCLSVDSLDVPEEIYAQ from the coding sequence ATGAATTTCTTCTTCAAACGCCATTTCACGCTAAATCACGCATCTCCACAATCCATACCATCTCAAATTATCCGATTCTGCAAAGCAGGCTTAATCTCCGATGCCATCACCTTGCTCAACTCCTTGACCAACCGCGAGAAAATCGTCTCCCAACAAGTATTATATGCCACAATTGTACACTCTTCCATCAAATCCTTTAACTTCACCCTCGGCCTTCAGCTCCACTGCCACATCATAAAGTCTGGCCTTCAAATTGATCGTTATGTTGGTAACATTCTCTTGGCCCTGTATTTCAAACTTGGTTCAGATTTTAATGATGCTCGAAAACTCTTTGATGGGTTGTACTACAAGGATGTCGTTTCTTGGAGCTCGATGATATCTGGGTACATTCGTGCAGGAAAACCCCGTGACTCGATTAACTTGTATCTTGATATGTTGGATTATGGCATTGACCCGAATGCTTTCACCTTATCAGCGGTTGTCAAAGCTTGTGCGGAGCTGGGGGAGTTGAGATTGGGGAAATGCTTACATGGGTTGGTGACAAAATGCGGACTTGACTTTAATTGTGTTATTGTTGGTGCTTTGATTGATATGTACGGGAGGAGTTTTGAACCGGGGGATTGTCGCAAGCTGTTCGATGGAATGCTTGAACCAGATGCCATTTGTTGTACTTCTGTGATTTCTGCGTTCACTCGGAGCGATTTGTACAGGGAGGCGTTGGGAATGTTCTATTTGATGTCTAGGAAATATGGGTTTCTTCCAGATTGGTTTACTTTCGGGAGTGCTTTGACCGCTTTGGGAAATTTAGAAAGACTGAAGCAAGGAAAAGAAGTGCATGCCCAAGTTATTACTGGTGGGTTTAGTGGGAACGTTTTTGTTGATAGTAGTTTAGTAGATATGTATGCAAAATGTGGGTTGGTGGAAGACTCGCAGCACGTTTTCGATAGAATGAACAGTAAGAACTCAATTTCTTGGTGCGCGTTGCTTGGGGGATACTGTCGGAAGGGCGACTTCGAAAGGGTTATTGACTTGTTCCGGAATATGGAAATGGATCTTTACAGTTTCGGTACGGTTCTGCGTGCCTGTTCCGGTTTGGCTGCTGAGAAGCTTGGAAAGGAGGTACATGGCCAATATTTGAAGAGGGGTGGCTGGAGAGATGTGGTGGTGGAATCGGCTTTGGTTGATCTATACGCAAAATGTGGCTGCGTGGATTTTGCTCACAGAATTTTCTTGGACATGTCTGTTAAAAATCTGATTACTTGGAACTCGATGATTAGTGGATTTGCTCAGAATGGGAGAGGTGGAGAAGCTGTTAGACTGTTTGATCAGATGATTAAAGAAAGAATTAAACCGGACTACATAAGTTTTATCGGAGTTATATTTGCTTGCAGCCATAGCGGTTTGGTTGACGAAGGGCGTAAACATTTCATCTCAATGTCCAACTATGGGATCAAAGCTGGAATCGAACATTATAGCTGCATGGTTGATCTTTTAGGTCGTTGTGGAAAGATAGAAGAAGCTGAAGAACTGATTATGAATTCGGTATTCAGAAACGACTCGTCACTTTGGGCTTCTTTGCTTGGTGCTTGCGCTACCTCTACTGACCCTACTGTTGCAGAACGGATTGCTGAGAAAATGATTGAACTGAAACCTGATTTTCACTTAAGTTATGTACTACTAGCTAACATTTATAAGGCAGTGGGTCGATGGAAAGATTCTCACAAAATTTTGAACCGAATGCAGAAAAGAGGGGTGAAAAAAATGCCTGGAAAGAGTTGGATTGACAACAGTGCACTGAATCGATGCCTTTCTGTGGATTCTCTTGATGTTCCCGAAGAGATTTATGCACAGTGA
- the LOC140864926 gene encoding pentatricopeptide repeat-containing protein At1g03540 isoform X2, with translation MNFFFKRHFTLNHASPQSIPSQIIRFCKAGLISDAITLLNSLTNREKIVSQQVLYATIVHSSIKSFNFTLGLQLHCHIIKSGLQIDRYVGKPRDSINLYLDMLDYGIDPNAFTLSAVVKACAELGELRLGKCLHGLVTKCGLDFNCVIVGALIDMYGRSFEPGDCRKLFDGMLEPDAICCTSVISAFTRSDLYREALGMFYLMSRKYGFLPDWFTFGSALTALGNLERLKQGKEVHAQVITGGFSGNVFVDSSLVDMYAKCGLVEDSQHVFDRMNSKNSISWCALLGGYCRKGDFERVIDLFRNMEMDLYSFGTVLRACSGLAAEKLGKEVHGQYLKRGGWRDVVVESALVDLYAKCGCVDFAHRIFLDMSVKNLITWNSMISGFAQNGRGGEAVRLFDQMIKERIKPDYISFIGVIFACSHSGLVDEGRKHFISMSNYGIKAGIEHYSCMVDLLGRCGKIEEAEELIMNSVFRNDSSLWASLLGACATSTDPTVAERIAEKMIELKPDFHLSYVLLANIYKAVGRWKDSHKILNRMQKRGVKKMPGKSWIDNSALNRCLSVDSLDVPEEIYAQ, from the exons ATGAATTTCTTCTTCAAACGCCATTTCACGCTAAATCACGCATCTCCACAATCCATACCATCTCAAATTATCCGATTCTGCAAAGCAGGCTTAATCTCCGATGCCATCACCTTGCTCAACTCCTTGACCAACCGCGAGAAAATCGTCTCCCAACAAGTATTATATGCCACAATTGTACACTCTTCCATCAAATCCTTTAACTTCACCCTCGGCCTTCAGCTCCACTGCCACATCATAAAGTCTGGCCTTCAAATTGATCGTTATGTTG GAAAACCCCGTGACTCGATTAACTTGTATCTTGATATGTTGGATTATGGCATTGACCCGAATGCTTTCACCTTATCAGCGGTTGTCAAAGCTTGTGCGGAGCTGGGGGAGTTGAGATTGGGGAAATGCTTACATGGGTTGGTGACAAAATGCGGACTTGACTTTAATTGTGTTATTGTTGGTGCTTTGATTGATATGTACGGGAGGAGTTTTGAACCGGGGGATTGTCGCAAGCTGTTCGATGGAATGCTTGAACCAGATGCCATTTGTTGTACTTCTGTGATTTCTGCGTTCACTCGGAGCGATTTGTACAGGGAGGCGTTGGGAATGTTCTATTTGATGTCTAGGAAATATGGGTTTCTTCCAGATTGGTTTACTTTCGGGAGTGCTTTGACCGCTTTGGGAAATTTAGAAAGACTGAAGCAAGGAAAAGAAGTGCATGCCCAAGTTATTACTGGTGGGTTTAGTGGGAACGTTTTTGTTGATAGTAGTTTAGTAGATATGTATGCAAAATGTGGGTTGGTGGAAGACTCGCAGCACGTTTTCGATAGAATGAACAGTAAGAACTCAATTTCTTGGTGCGCGTTGCTTGGGGGATACTGTCGGAAGGGCGACTTCGAAAGGGTTATTGACTTGTTCCGGAATATGGAAATGGATCTTTACAGTTTCGGTACGGTTCTGCGTGCCTGTTCCGGTTTGGCTGCTGAGAAGCTTGGAAAGGAGGTACATGGCCAATATTTGAAGAGGGGTGGCTGGAGAGATGTGGTGGTGGAATCGGCTTTGGTTGATCTATACGCAAAATGTGGCTGCGTGGATTTTGCTCACAGAATTTTCTTGGACATGTCTGTTAAAAATCTGATTACTTGGAACTCGATGATTAGTGGATTTGCTCAGAATGGGAGAGGTGGAGAAGCTGTTAGACTGTTTGATCAGATGATTAAAGAAAGAATTAAACCGGACTACATAAGTTTTATCGGAGTTATATTTGCTTGCAGCCATAGCGGTTTGGTTGACGAAGGGCGTAAACATTTCATCTCAATGTCCAACTATGGGATCAAAGCTGGAATCGAACATTATAGCTGCATGGTTGATCTTTTAGGTCGTTGTGGAAAGATAGAAGAAGCTGAAGAACTGATTATGAATTCGGTATTCAGAAACGACTCGTCACTTTGGGCTTCTTTGCTTGGTGCTTGCGCTACCTCTACTGACCCTACTGTTGCAGAACGGATTGCTGAGAAAATGATTGAACTGAAACCTGATTTTCACTTAAGTTATGTACTACTAGCTAACATTTATAAGGCAGTGGGTCGATGGAAAGATTCTCACAAAATTTTGAACCGAATGCAGAAAAGAGGGGTGAAAAAAATGCCTGGAAAGAGTTGGATTGACAACAGTGCACTGAATCGATGCCTTTCTGTGGATTCTCTTGATGTTCCCGAAGAGATTTATGCACAGTGA
- the LOC140861262 gene encoding uncharacterized protein codes for MKTKNGAVFFINGPGGTGKTFLYRALLATIRSQGLIALATATSGVAASIFPGGRTAHSRFKIPIDLHANSYCSISKQGVLAQLLRHANSLLSRLWTALCRTLLEQTIDGCLIRSHSYRCMEIIVLSENMRARSDPLFCEFLRGVGRGIEQTDDNGNI; via the exons ATGAAAACGAAAAATGGTGCTGTCTTCTTTATAAATGGTCCTGGTGGGACAGGCAAAACATTTCTGTACCGTGCCTTGCTTGCAACCATTAGATCCCAAGGTCTTATTGCTTTGGCAACAGCTACTTCAGGTGTTGCGGCTTCAATTTTCCCTGGGGGTCGGACAGCGCATTCTAGATTCAAAATCCCTATAGATTTACATGCAAATAGTTACTGCTCAATTTCTAAACAAGGTGTTCTAGCTCAATTGTTGCGGCATGCAAATAGTTTGCTATCGAGGCTGTGGACCGCACTTTGCAGGACCTTGTTGGAA CAAACTATAGATGGCTGTCTGATTAGATCTCATTCTTACAGATGCATGgagataattgttttatcagaaaaCATGCGTGCAAGATCCGATCCCCTGTTCTGTGAGTTCCTTCGTGGTGTTGGAAGAGGAATTGAACAAACTGATGATAATGGAAACATCTAA